A region from the Flavobacteriales bacterium genome encodes:
- a CDS encoding glycosyltransferase, with amino-acid sequence MSLLPIVLWILVGAVVVLLFFHAAIFSRLAFRTKWPAPDRTRPVSVVICARNEARNLQGLIDMLMEQEHDEFEVVIVNDRSDDDTLEVLNWLKPKYERLRVVNIQADEKFSYGKKIALGVGIRAAKHPHIVLTDADCVPASRQWLSLMCAGFKDGRQIIIGHSPYAHTGGLTNVLERYDGTTKAMQYISFALAGLPYMGVGRNLGYTQELFFSARGPRRHAHIMSGDDDLFINEVARVKNTTVMADQRAFMTTAATADMATWIRRKRRHFTTAQYYRFGHQLLLLLLPAARLLFWACVVALCVMGQWWWALAALGVELLLFYPVVALALHRLKAGALLIVLTLPLEWLFLLLDPLLYTSTLIIKPRRWK; translated from the coding sequence ATGTCCCTGCTGCCTATCGTCCTGTGGATCCTCGTGGGTGCCGTTGTGGTGCTCCTCTTCTTCCATGCCGCCATCTTCAGCCGCCTGGCCTTCCGCACCAAGTGGCCCGCCCCCGACCGCACACGCCCGGTGAGCGTGGTGATCTGCGCCCGCAACGAGGCCCGCAACCTGCAAGGGCTCATCGACATGCTCATGGAGCAGGAGCACGACGAGTTCGAGGTGGTGATCGTGAACGACCGCAGCGACGACGACACCCTGGAGGTGCTCAACTGGCTGAAGCCGAAATACGAGCGCCTGCGCGTGGTGAACATACAGGCCGACGAGAAGTTCAGCTACGGCAAGAAGATCGCCCTGGGCGTGGGCATCCGTGCCGCCAAGCACCCGCACATCGTCCTCACCGATGCCGATTGCGTGCCCGCCAGCCGCCAATGGCTCTCGCTCATGTGCGCGGGCTTCAAGGACGGCCGGCAGATCATCATCGGCCACAGCCCATACGCGCACACGGGCGGCCTCACCAACGTGCTGGAGCGCTACGACGGCACCACCAAGGCCATGCAGTACATCAGCTTCGCGCTGGCGGGGCTGCCGTACATGGGCGTGGGCCGCAACCTCGGCTACACGCAGGAGCTCTTTTTCAGCGCCCGCGGCCCGCGCCGCCACGCCCACATCATGAGCGGCGACGATGACCTCTTCATCAACGAAGTGGCCCGCGTGAAGAACACCACCGTGATGGCCGACCAGCGCGCCTTCATGACCACCGCCGCCACCGCCGACATGGCAACGTGGATCCGCCGCAAACGCCGTCACTTCACCACGGCGCAGTACTACCGCTTCGGCCACCAACTGCTGCTGCTGCTGCTGCCCGCCGCGCGCCTGCTCTTCTGGGCCTGCGTGGTGGCGCTGTGCGTAATGGGCCAGTGGTGGTGGGCCCTGGCCGCGCTGGGCGTGGAGCTGCTGCTCTTCTACCCCGTCGTAGCGTTGGCCCTGCACCGCCTGAAGGCCGGTGC
- a CDS encoding DUF11 domain-containing protein → MLRNFLFLFGVLCAGLVHNASAQLVFVPDINFRAALNNRVAGLVDANGYIDTQSFAVQTAVVLGNAQGVNPLLIDWTPADLTGLEGLVALYSLAIDGEPGTMPVVTLPVLPSSLHHVHLRELSINVLPAWPAPLETFAMIDIDGMAGLPPLAPTLTALHLEGCDQLAVLPTLPSGLDELSLRNLALLTVIPNWPVNTTAIELDGLPALAQVPSFQPTDNGLVIAFRNLPVAQLPAWPQGLEELTLMDLPNVVCLSALPNSLLELNAGWDFNYCLPNIPPNVQVFLGGFQVGVGNSWLCTLVNSNCPPGAPVAIGSVFLDSNGNGLCDSGELPYTQASLATSGTVAGPATDGTYSVTLPIGSHAISCIPNTAYVSNIAPATHTATFIGVAEVDSLNHFAITLQPNIQDLVVDLTLLTPPVPGFYSQARISYINAGTQVENGSVTLIHDALLAFSSSTPSPDNVNVNVITWNFTQLQIGEQRAIDLLLYTPVGTLLSTVVSHTAVVDPSPTDETPSNNSSSSVTDVVGSYDPNDKAVSPTALTPAQVAAEERLTYTIRFQNTGTWPATRVVLTDTLSTDLQWNTMQEIAASHAHTWHIADGVLHVVFDNIMLPDSNANEPGSHGFFKSSMKPVSTLMLGDAVSNIANIYFDFNEPVITNAAVFTVDNNVAVAEVPHNGLHLSPNPTSDVLTVRLDEPADRAAVHVMDVTGRTVLRATMSGTRLLLDVETLRAGSYTVRVGEGMVGRFVKR, encoded by the coding sequence ATGCTGAGGAACTTTCTCTTCCTGTTCGGGGTGCTGTGCGCCGGACTCGTGCACAACGCCTCCGCGCAGTTGGTGTTTGTGCCGGACATCAACTTCCGCGCGGCGCTGAACAACCGCGTTGCCGGGCTCGTTGATGCCAACGGCTACATCGATACACAGAGCTTCGCAGTGCAGACGGCCGTGGTGTTAGGAAACGCCCAAGGCGTGAACCCCTTGCTGATCGATTGGACCCCTGCGGACCTCACGGGGCTGGAAGGACTTGTTGCGCTCTATTCGTTGGCTATTGACGGTGAGCCCGGCACGATGCCGGTCGTGACGTTGCCAGTGTTACCCTCCTCATTGCACCACGTGCACTTGCGAGAACTGTCCATTAACGTGTTGCCTGCGTGGCCAGCACCGTTGGAAACTTTCGCGATGATCGATATCGATGGAATGGCGGGGCTTCCTCCGCTCGCGCCGACCTTGACTGCGTTGCACCTTGAAGGCTGCGATCAACTCGCGGTCTTGCCCACCCTCCCTAGCGGCCTTGATGAACTGTCGCTCCGGAACCTCGCGCTCCTTACAGTTATCCCGAATTGGCCGGTGAACACCACCGCGATAGAATTGGATGGATTGCCCGCACTGGCCCAAGTACCTTCGTTCCAACCGACCGACAACGGGCTTGTGATCGCATTCAGGAACCTTCCGGTGGCTCAATTGCCTGCTTGGCCTCAAGGGCTGGAGGAACTCACGCTCATGGACCTTCCGAATGTGGTCTGCCTATCCGCGCTTCCGAACAGTTTGCTTGAACTGAATGCCGGCTGGGATTTCAATTACTGCCTGCCGAACATTCCACCGAACGTTCAGGTTTTCCTTGGAGGATTCCAGGTCGGCGTGGGCAATTCCTGGCTCTGCACGCTTGTGAACTCCAATTGCCCGCCGGGGGCACCCGTGGCCATTGGGAGTGTCTTTCTGGACAGTAATGGCAATGGGCTGTGCGACAGTGGTGAGTTGCCGTACACGCAAGCAAGCCTGGCCACAAGCGGTACGGTAGCAGGCCCTGCCACCGATGGCACCTACTCCGTTACGCTGCCCATCGGCTCCCATGCCATCAGTTGCATCCCGAACACCGCATACGTCAGCAACATCGCGCCTGCAACACATACAGCAACGTTCATCGGAGTGGCGGAAGTGGACTCGTTGAACCACTTCGCCATCACCCTGCAGCCGAACATCCAGGACCTGGTGGTTGACCTCACCCTGCTCACCCCGCCCGTGCCAGGGTTCTACAGCCAGGCGAGGATCAGCTACATCAACGCAGGCACACAGGTGGAGAACGGTTCCGTCACCTTGATCCACGATGCCCTGCTTGCCTTCTCCAGCAGCACACCTTCACCCGACAACGTGAACGTCAATGTGATCACGTGGAACTTCACGCAATTGCAGATCGGCGAGCAACGGGCCATTGATCTGCTGCTCTACACCCCGGTCGGCACCCTGCTGAGCACGGTGGTTTCGCACACAGCTGTTGTCGACCCATCGCCAACCGACGAAACACCATCGAACAACAGCAGTTCTTCCGTCACCGATGTCGTCGGCAGCTACGACCCCAACGACAAGGCCGTCTCCCCGACCGCCCTCACGCCTGCCCAAGTCGCGGCAGAGGAGCGCCTCACCTACACCATCCGCTTCCAGAACACCGGCACCTGGCCGGCTACGCGCGTGGTGCTAACCGATACCCTGAGCACCGACCTGCAATGGAACACGATGCAAGAGATAGCTGCCAGCCATGCGCACACGTGGCACATCGCCGATGGTGTGCTGCACGTGGTGTTCGACAACATCATGCTGCCCGACAGCAACGCCAACGAGCCCGGGAGCCACGGCTTCTTCAAGTCCAGCATGAAGCCGGTGAGCACCCTGATGCTGGGCGATGCCGTGAGCAACATCGCCAACATCTACTTCGACTTCAACGAGCCTGTCATCACAAACGCGGCCGTCTTCACCGTGGACAACAACGTGGCCGTGGCCGAAGTGCCTCACAACGGCTTGCACCTGAGCCCCAACCCCACGAGCGATGTGCTTACCGTACGGCTGGACGAACCCGCCGACCGCGCCGCCGTGCATGTGATGGACGTGACCGGTCGCACGGTGCTGAGGGCCACCATGAGCGGCACACGATTGCTATTGGACGTGGAGACGTTGCGGGCAGGGAGCTACACCGTGCGGGTGGGGGAAGGGATGGTGGGGCGTTTCGTGAAGAGGTGA